In Acinetobacter sp. C32I, one genomic interval encodes:
- a CDS encoding acyl-CoA dehydrogenase, which yields MIVLLILLGLLIQLVVVWAVFYFEANRTVGCVVSIVAAILCSMLITPWSLLLGIPIILASVIVLIAPLRDALLSRPAFNILSKAMPSMSVTEREALEAGTSWWEKELFMGAPDWEKFDQYPYPTLSAEEQAFLDHEVQQLCSMLDEWQIHHQEKDLPPEVWQFIKDNGFLGLIIPKSFGGKQFTPFAQSRIMSKIASRSLTAAVSCMVPNSLGPGELLLHYGTEEQKQRYLPGLAKGTEVPCFGLTSPEAGSDAGAIPDTGVVCYGQYQGHEVLGLKMNFSKRWITLAPIATVIGLAFKLYDPEGLLGDKSKVEYGITCALIPADHEGIQIGPRHNPGAPFMNGTVEGSDVFIPLDWIIGGQQNAGKGWRMLMECLGVGRGISLPALATAGGEMSYLLVGAFASVRQQFKISVGHFEGVQEATSDIASDAYMLESFRYLVTCGLNEGGTPAVMTAMAKYYATETMRKVVNHGMDVVGGRAIQLGPRNFLALTYQSIPVAITVEGANILTRSLMIFGQGSMRCHPYLFEELQLLQSEDKASAFKTFSPLLFKHLAYTFNRAARAAAYSITGGSDQGSQQADDFSKAYYSKINRFSADFALTADMALGILAGDLKRKEMLSGRLADIHANLFIATAILKYYEHGQRTEAERKHAELALNKALYQVQEAFFGFYENFPMKLAACMVKLLCFPFGRPIAAPSDQLKQEVAQLIMQEHAFRDQLKQHVYYNTDANDVMGRMESAFQALLQLQPLWNKFKKAESKDQFSGLTFEQHIADAIETGFITTAEAESLVQYNAKRYDSMLTDIFDAHLDKELPLDNPHLKT from the coding sequence ATGATTGTATTATTGATATTGCTTGGCCTATTGATTCAGTTAGTTGTGGTATGGGCTGTTTTTTATTTTGAAGCCAATCGAACTGTTGGCTGTGTTGTTTCCATTGTCGCCGCCATTCTCTGTAGTATGTTGATAACACCGTGGAGTCTGTTACTGGGCATCCCGATTATTCTTGCGAGTGTAATTGTTTTGATTGCACCTTTGCGTGATGCTTTGCTGAGTCGACCTGCGTTTAATATTCTCTCAAAAGCAATGCCGAGTATGAGTGTCACGGAAAGAGAAGCTTTGGAAGCGGGGACCAGTTGGTGGGAAAAAGAACTGTTTATGGGGGCGCCTGATTGGGAAAAGTTTGATCAATATCCTTATCCAACCTTATCTGCAGAAGAACAAGCATTTTTAGATCATGAAGTACAACAGCTCTGTTCCATGTTAGATGAATGGCAGATTCATCATCAAGAAAAAGACCTACCGCCAGAGGTTTGGCAATTTATTAAAGACAACGGCTTTTTAGGTTTGATTATTCCGAAATCATTTGGCGGTAAGCAATTTACACCGTTTGCACAAAGTCGCATTATGAGCAAAATTGCGTCTCGTTCCTTAACTGCTGCAGTCAGTTGTATGGTACCAAATTCGCTTGGGCCAGGTGAGTTACTGCTGCACTATGGGACTGAAGAGCAAAAGCAACGCTATTTACCCGGATTGGCAAAAGGGACAGAAGTGCCTTGTTTTGGTTTGACCAGCCCTGAAGCTGGGTCAGATGCAGGGGCGATTCCTGATACAGGAGTGGTCTGTTATGGGCAGTACCAAGGCCATGAAGTACTCGGTTTAAAAATGAATTTCTCCAAGCGCTGGATTACGCTGGCACCGATTGCCACCGTGATTGGTCTGGCGTTTAAGCTCTATGATCCAGAAGGTTTGCTTGGTGATAAAAGCAAAGTGGAATATGGCATTACCTGTGCCTTGATTCCTGCTGACCATGAAGGTATTCAGATTGGCCCTCGACATAATCCAGGCGCACCGTTTATGAATGGTACGGTTGAGGGCAGTGATGTCTTTATTCCATTGGACTGGATTATTGGTGGCCAGCAAAATGCAGGTAAAGGTTGGCGTATGCTGATGGAGTGCCTAGGCGTGGGTCGAGGTATTTCACTGCCTGCTTTGGCAACGGCTGGAGGAGAAATGAGCTACCTGTTGGTCGGTGCATTTGCCAGTGTGCGTCAACAATTCAAAATCTCGGTTGGGCATTTTGAAGGGGTACAAGAGGCGACCAGTGATATCGCCAGTGATGCCTATATGTTGGAGTCGTTTCGCTATTTAGTCACCTGTGGTTTAAACGAAGGCGGAACGCCAGCGGTGATGACCGCAATGGCCAAATACTATGCCACTGAAACCATGCGCAAAGTGGTCAATCATGGCATGGACGTGGTCGGTGGGCGAGCGATTCAATTAGGTCCACGTAACTTCCTTGCACTGACTTATCAATCTATTCCTGTGGCGATTACGGTAGAAGGGGCCAATATTCTGACTCGTTCATTGATGATTTTTGGTCAAGGCTCAATGCGTTGTCACCCTTATTTATTCGAAGAATTACAGTTATTGCAATCGGAAGATAAGGCATCTGCTTTCAAAACTTTTTCTCCTTTACTATTTAAACATTTGGCTTATACCTTTAATCGTGCGGCGAGAGCAGCGGCATATTCGATTACCGGTGGTTCAGATCAAGGCTCTCAACAAGCAGACGATTTTTCCAAAGCGTATTACAGCAAGATCAACCGTTTCAGTGCCGATTTTGCATTGACGGCAGATATGGCACTTGGAATTTTAGCCGGTGATTTAAAACGTAAAGAAATGCTGTCTGGTCGGTTGGCTGATATCCATGCGAATTTATTTATTGCTACGGCAATTTTGAAATACTATGAGCATGGTCAAAGAACTGAGGCCGAACGAAAACATGCAGAATTGGCCCTCAATAAAGCCTTATATCAAGTGCAAGAAGCGTTCTTTGGCTTCTATGAGAATTTCCCAATGAAGCTTGCTGCGTGTATGGTCAAATTGCTGTGCTTCCCATTTGGTCGTCCAATTGCAGCACCATCGGATCAGTTGAAGCAAGAGGTGGCTCAGCTAATCATGCAAGAACATGCATTCAGAGATCAGTTGAAGCAACATGTTTATTACAACACCGATGCTAACGATGTGATGGGACGTATGGAATCTGCTTTTCAGGCTTTACTACAGCTACAACCGTTGTGGAATAAGTTTAAAAAGGCGGAGTCGAAAGATCAGTTTAGTGGTTTGACCTTTGAGCAACATATTGCTGATGCGATTGAGACAGGTTTCATTACAACTGCTGAGGCAGAGTCACTTGTACAATACAACGCCAAACGTTATGACAGTATGCTGACCGATATTTTTGATGCACATTTAGACAAGGAACTGCCACTGGATAATCCGCATCTTAAAACCTGA
- a CDS encoding efflux transporter outer membrane subunit: MKKTVFTLSIGIAVTMLLTACQSSTFKPAAYQQPVIQSAAQYKYADLQWIEASKIAATPQQWWEMYQDPILSKLIQQLDQDNLSIQQAQAKYRHAMALLDGQRANALPSISMGGNANQTENKNVGKSRQFGANVAVSWIPDLWGRVAKAVEGQQANLQASTADLAAIQLSQQLLAAEAYWSIRLFDAKLDVLNQTQQSDQRSVRILQQQYQAGMIARADVIQAETQLKQVGLQLLELQRSRDLQENVLAVLVGRNVADFNLNKNRYQFSTPQIPTQIPSRLLAQRPDVIRSERELAMTHAQLGLAQTAWLPDLTISLDSSANSQVFHTLLQSPNTAWSMGAKVLGTLFDGGKRKADIQQAQANYDEKLAAYKHSVLTGWKEVEDGLLQAGHFQQQIVAQQQLLKLSIENERVAKQRYQAGLVSYLEVATAQNLRLSAEERLLELQQLHLKNSAQLVAALGGGMNSLS; encoded by the coding sequence ATGAAAAAAACAGTTTTTACACTTTCTATCGGTATCGCAGTGACGATGCTGCTCACGGCATGTCAGTCCAGTACTTTTAAGCCAGCAGCCTATCAGCAGCCTGTGATTCAGAGTGCTGCACAATATAAATATGCAGATTTGCAGTGGATTGAAGCTTCCAAGATAGCAGCGACACCGCAGCAATGGTGGGAGATGTATCAGGATCCGATCTTATCCAAGCTGATACAGCAATTGGATCAGGACAACTTGAGCATCCAACAGGCCCAAGCTAAGTATCGCCATGCTATGGCATTGTTGGATGGACAACGTGCCAATGCACTTCCGAGCATCAGCATGGGCGGCAATGCCAATCAAACCGAAAATAAAAACGTTGGCAAGAGTCGTCAATTCGGTGCCAATGTTGCAGTGAGTTGGATCCCTGATCTTTGGGGGAGAGTTGCAAAAGCGGTGGAAGGGCAACAGGCCAACTTGCAAGCATCTACTGCAGATTTAGCTGCCATTCAGCTGAGTCAGCAACTGCTCGCAGCAGAGGCCTATTGGAGCATTCGCTTATTCGACGCCAAACTGGATGTGTTAAATCAGACCCAGCAAAGTGATCAACGATCTGTGCGTATTTTACAGCAGCAATACCAAGCAGGCATGATTGCACGGGCTGATGTGATTCAGGCGGAGACCCAACTTAAACAAGTCGGGTTGCAACTGTTAGAGCTACAACGTAGTCGTGATTTGCAAGAAAATGTGTTGGCAGTCTTAGTTGGACGTAATGTGGCGGACTTTAATTTAAATAAAAATCGCTATCAATTTAGTACCCCTCAAATCCCGACCCAAATTCCAAGTCGGTTGTTGGCACAACGTCCCGATGTGATTCGTAGCGAACGGGAATTGGCAATGACACATGCGCAATTAGGCTTAGCACAAACCGCATGGCTACCTGATTTGACTATCAGCTTGGATAGCAGTGCCAATAGTCAGGTTTTCCATACTTTATTGCAGTCACCCAATACCGCATGGTCAATGGGTGCAAAAGTCTTAGGCACGTTGTTTGATGGGGGAAAACGAAAGGCTGATATTCAACAAGCTCAAGCCAATTACGATGAAAAGCTTGCTGCCTATAAACATTCAGTTTTAACAGGCTGGAAAGAGGTGGAAGATGGTTTGCTGCAAGCAGGTCATTTCCAGCAGCAGATCGTAGCACAACAGCAACTGCTTAAGTTGTCGATTGAAAATGAACGGGTTGCCAAGCAGCGTTATCAAGCAGGTTTGGTCAGTTATCTAGAAGTCGCGACAGCACAGAATCTGCGTTTGAGTGCAGAAGAACGTTTATTGGAATTACAGCAGTTGCATCTCAAAAATTCAGCGCAATTGGTGGCTGCATTGGGTGGTGGGATGAATTCTTTGTCTTAA
- a CDS encoding efflux RND transporter permease subunit has product MTLLSVFVQRPVASVLLGIAIVLLGILAYLRLPVAALPQADIPTIVVRANLPGASPESMSATVATPLERAMMGVSGVKAINSSSNQSSTQVVLHFDLNTDINEAAREVQAAINAAMSQLPAGMPSPPEYFKINPSQSPIFYLALSSKQLSAAKLYEIASNQLQPNLAQISGVGEVAIDGASMPAVRITINPTALVSTGISLEQVRQAVAKSNVVQALGVVEQQQLRWQVALSTELKTAQDFTDLVIRHTDQGIVRLKDIAEVHDSVENRYVSGFHNGQPAVILKISRQPNANTVATIDLIKAKLPVLTELMPRDAQLTVVMDGSTIVRNSLEEARDTLFLSMLLVVIVVVLMLGRLQSAVIPAMALLVTLIGVCSLIYLAGFSLNNLSIMAIIVAIGLVVDDAIVVLENIERYIEQGDSPAQAAVKGIQEVGFTLIAMNLALMVIFLSVLFMGGVIERLFREFSLTLVFVVLLSVFVSLILTPSLSARCLKPLSLNTPPRLYRYSHDLIQGLTQSYIRSLHWVLKHAYLIVVLWLAAIIASVYLYNLLPKRVLPEQDTGRVGAFIRGDDGFSFQIMQPKIAAFNQALLKDPAVQDVVGTSGGGGGMTNSFLMVSLKPKAERDGLSSKQVVERLKKNVPWQAGAVFSADVEQDLELDDPFSSGNAQEYLLLLQSDNVSLLREWAPKVAEAMRKLPEFEEVETQGDEGAQHVTLDIDREAAKRLGIDIESISSVLNNSFSQRQISTIYDRNDQFYVVMEVDQRFTEHPEALADVKVPNQQGIYVPLSNFATWSYGISNDRVYRRNQFAAMGVGYVVKKGYSYEQADAAIRQVLPKIMLPKEIFVMTDRDVETESLQAGLSTPALIAAVIVLIFIVLGINYESIVHPFTILSTIPTAALGALLSLWLFQIPFSLIALLGIFLLIGIVVKNAILLIDFTLQQRRQGHTDLDSIIAAATLRFRPILMTNTAALLGAIPLALGWGEGSEMRQPLGIAIVGGLALGQLLTLYTTPVMYLIFEKFAQFLNRFKLRLNILRWSK; this is encoded by the coding sequence ATGACGTTGCTGTCTGTGTTTGTGCAACGTCCAGTGGCCAGTGTGCTGTTGGGGATTGCGATTGTTTTACTCGGTATATTGGCCTATTTGCGTTTGCCTGTTGCGGCATTGCCACAAGCAGATATTCCGACCATTGTGGTGCGTGCCAATCTGCCCGGTGCCAGTCCAGAAAGTATGTCTGCAACAGTAGCAACCCCGTTGGAACGTGCCATGATGGGGGTATCTGGGGTTAAAGCGATTAATTCATCCAGTAATCAAAGTTCGACACAGGTGGTGTTACATTTTGATTTAAATACCGATATTAACGAAGCGGCGCGTGAAGTTCAGGCCGCCATCAATGCGGCGATGTCACAGCTACCTGCGGGCATGCCGAGTCCGCCTGAGTATTTTAAAATCAATCCGAGTCAAAGTCCGATTTTTTATTTGGCACTCAGCTCAAAACAACTTTCAGCGGCAAAGCTATACGAAATTGCCTCCAATCAATTACAACCGAATTTGGCCCAAATCAGTGGGGTCGGTGAAGTGGCAATTGATGGGGCTTCCATGCCTGCCGTGCGTATCACTATCAATCCAACGGCTTTAGTTTCAACGGGCATTTCTCTCGAACAGGTGCGACAGGCTGTCGCGAAAAGTAATGTGGTGCAGGCATTGGGCGTGGTGGAGCAACAGCAATTACGCTGGCAAGTGGCACTTTCTACAGAATTAAAGACCGCCCAAGATTTTACCGATCTGGTCATCCGACATACCGATCAAGGCATTGTTCGCTTAAAAGATATTGCAGAAGTACATGATTCGGTTGAAAACCGCTATGTCAGTGGTTTTCACAATGGACAGCCTGCGGTGATTTTAAAGATTAGCCGACAGCCAAATGCCAATACTGTGGCGACCATTGATCTGATTAAAGCCAAATTGCCCGTTCTAACAGAACTGATGCCACGTGATGCGCAATTAACTGTGGTGATGGATGGCTCGACTATTGTCCGTAACAGTTTAGAGGAAGCAAGGGATACCTTGTTTTTATCCATGTTGCTGGTGGTCATCGTTGTGGTGCTGATGTTGGGGCGGCTGCAAAGTGCGGTGATTCCTGCAATGGCATTACTGGTCACTTTAATTGGCGTATGTAGTCTGATTTATTTGGCTGGCTTTTCACTGAATAACCTGTCGATTATGGCGATCATCGTGGCGATTGGCTTGGTGGTGGATGATGCCATTGTGGTACTCGAAAATATTGAACGCTATATCGAACAAGGCGATTCACCTGCACAAGCAGCGGTAAAAGGCATCCAAGAGGTTGGCTTTACATTGATTGCCATGAACCTGGCATTGATGGTGATTTTCCTCTCGGTCTTGTTTATGGGCGGTGTGATTGAACGCTTGTTTAGAGAGTTTTCATTGACCTTGGTCTTTGTGGTGTTGCTCTCGGTTTTTGTTTCCTTGATCTTAACCCCCAGCTTATCAGCACGCTGTTTAAAACCTCTATCTCTTAATACCCCTCCACGACTGTATCGTTATAGCCATGATCTGATTCAGGGCTTGACCCAATCTTATATTCGCTCTCTGCATTGGGTACTCAAACATGCTTATCTGATTGTGGTGCTGTGGCTGGCGGCAATCATTGCTTCAGTTTATCTCTACAATTTATTGCCTAAACGTGTTTTGCCTGAACAAGACACAGGGCGAGTTGGTGCCTTTATTCGTGGCGATGATGGTTTTTCTTTTCAGATTATGCAGCCGAAAATTGCTGCATTTAACCAAGCCTTACTCAAAGATCCTGCGGTGCAGGATGTGGTCGGTACTTCAGGTGGCGGTGGTGGCATGACCAACTCATTTTTGATGGTCAGTCTCAAGCCAAAAGCTGAACGTGACGGTTTAAGCTCCAAACAGGTGGTCGAGCGTTTAAAGAAAAATGTACCTTGGCAGGCAGGGGCAGTGTTCTCAGCAGATGTCGAACAAGATTTGGAATTGGATGATCCTTTTTCCAGTGGTAATGCCCAAGAATATTTGCTGTTACTGCAATCTGACAATGTGAGCTTATTACGTGAATGGGCACCCAAAGTGGCCGAGGCCATGCGTAAACTGCCTGAGTTTGAAGAGGTGGAAACACAGGGTGATGAAGGCGCGCAGCATGTTACTTTGGATATTGACCGTGAAGCTGCAAAACGATTGGGCATTGATATTGAAAGTATTTCCAGTGTGCTCAATAACTCCTTTTCGCAACGGCAGATTTCCACAATTTATGATCGCAATGATCAGTTCTATGTGGTGATGGAAGTTGACCAACGTTTTACCGAACATCCAGAAGCCTTGGCGGATGTGAAAGTGCCAAATCAACAAGGGATCTATGTGCCCTTAAGCAATTTTGCTACGTGGAGTTATGGCATTAGCAATGATCGGGTTTATCGCCGTAATCAATTTGCCGCAATGGGGGTGGGTTATGTGGTTAAGAAAGGCTATAGCTATGAACAAGCCGATGCTGCGATCCGTCAGGTCTTGCCAAAGATCATGCTGCCAAAAGAAATCTTTGTAATGACAGATCGCGATGTTGAAACTGAAAGCCTACAGGCAGGTTTGAGTACGCCTGCTTTGATTGCGGCTGTGATCGTGCTGATTTTTATTGTCTTGGGGATCAATTATGAAAGTATTGTGCATCCTTTTACTATTTTATCCACTATTCCAACGGCGGCTTTGGGGGCTTTACTCAGCTTATGGCTGTTTCAGATTCCGTTTAGTCTGATTGCCTTGTTAGGCATCTTTTTGCTAATCGGGATTGTGGTGAAAAATGCGATCTTGCTGATTGATTTTACTTTGCAGCAACGACGCCAAGGTCACACCGATTTAGACAGCATTATTGCTGCGGCAACATTGCGTTTTAGACCGATTTTAATGACCAATACCGCAGCTTTATTGGGTGCGATTCCTTTGGCACTCGGTTGGGGAGAAGGCTCGGAAATGCGGCAACCACTTGGGATTGCCATTGTTGGCGGATTGGCACTGGGGCAATTATTAACCTTATATACCACCCCAGTGATGTATCTCATATTTGAAAAATTTGCTCAATTCCTGAATCGCTTCAAACTGCGATTAAATATCTTGCGTTGGAGTAAATAG
- a CDS encoding multidrug efflux RND transporter permease subunit has protein sequence MNISRFFILRPVATTLLMLALFFSGLLVWRLLPVSALPQVDYPIIQIYTFQPGANPDTVQRTISSPLEREMGKIAGLKQMSSNSSVGASVITLQFELTAELGIVEQEVQSALSTASSKLPNDLPTPPIYRKVNPADVPVITLAISSDSLPLTTVYDMVDTRVAQKLSQLSGVGMVSLAGGQRPAIRVQMNPAALAAFKLSAEDVRTAISAANANQPKGSFDGPFRSTMLDANDQMRSIADYENLILRWNNGAPIRLKDVAQVLEGSEDRYMAAWADSQSAILVNIQRQPNANVIEVADQIKKILPELQQNLPDNVRIRVLTDRTESIRSSIKDVQKELVFAVCLVVLVTFLFLRNFAATLIPSIAVPLSIIGTFVLMYFLGFSVNNLTLMALTIATGFVVDDAIVMLENIARHRESGESMLQAALKGSKEIGFTLISLTISLIAVLIPLLFMGDVVGRLFHEFAVTLAAAIALSLLVSLTLTPMMCAYLLKDAPKHAQQPSRWSLDRVIQHYAKLLQWVLRHQVLTLMVMLATVLLAGLLYWSIPKGFFPVQDNSVIQVVTEAPDQISFQAMSERQQALAEVILKDPAVASLSSFIGVDANNPKLSNGRILVNLKAHAERAPAAEVMTRLNENFAQVHGIKGWMQPVQELSIEDKISRTQYQLSVTAHKNQLVEEWTPKLVQALRQQAAFAEVTSEDAGQGLQAYIGVNRDAAARLGLTLEDISLALQNLFAQRQIATLYTQSNQYRIVLELDPKLTQGIEALNQTYIHNNQGQPILLSSVATIVEKHAPILLQQQSQFPAVGISFNLAKGVSLGEAINAIEQVKQSLELPPELQVQLQGAAAAFENSQQHTFWLVIAAIVTMYIVLGMLYESFIHPVTILSTLPSAAIGALLALFMVGQPLDMIALIGIILLIGLVKKNGIMMVDFALAAQRHQGLSAEQAIYQAALLRFRPILMTTLAAVVGAIPLMLASGSGAELRQPLGLVMVGGLLVSQVLTLFTTPVVYLFFDRLQAKQPDANLLSDQTGASQ, from the coding sequence ATGAATATTTCCAGATTCTTTATTTTACGACCCGTCGCCACCACTTTATTGATGTTGGCACTGTTTTTTAGTGGCCTACTGGTTTGGCGTTTATTACCCGTATCGGCATTGCCACAAGTCGATTATCCGATTATTCAGATATACACCTTTCAGCCAGGTGCAAATCCAGACACGGTACAGCGAACCATTAGCTCACCTTTAGAACGAGAAATGGGCAAAATTGCAGGTTTGAAGCAAATGTCTTCGAATAGTTCGGTTGGGGCATCGGTGATCACCCTGCAATTTGAGTTAACTGCCGAGCTGGGCATTGTCGAGCAAGAAGTACAGTCGGCATTAAGTACCGCAAGTAGTAAATTGCCCAATGATTTACCCACACCGCCAATCTATCGCAAAGTGAATCCTGCCGATGTGCCCGTGATTACTTTGGCGATTAGTTCTGACAGTTTGCCACTGACCACAGTCTATGACATGGTCGATACCCGAGTGGCGCAAAAACTGTCGCAACTTTCAGGCGTGGGAATGGTCAGTCTTGCAGGCGGGCAACGTCCTGCGATCCGCGTGCAGATGAATCCAGCTGCTTTGGCAGCGTTTAAGCTCAGTGCCGAAGATGTACGTACGGCTATTTCTGCTGCCAATGCTAATCAACCAAAAGGGAGTTTTGATGGGCCTTTTCGATCGACAATGCTCGATGCCAATGATCAGATGCGTTCGATTGCCGATTATGAAAACCTGATTTTACGTTGGAATAATGGCGCACCGATTCGTTTAAAAGATGTTGCACAAGTACTTGAGGGTAGTGAAGATCGCTATATGGCTGCATGGGCGGACAGCCAATCGGCTATTTTGGTAAATATCCAGCGTCAGCCTAATGCCAATGTGATTGAGGTGGCTGATCAGATCAAAAAAATACTGCCTGAGTTACAACAGAATCTACCCGACAATGTTCGTATTCGCGTCCTCACTGACCGAACAGAAAGTATTCGTAGCTCGATTAAAGATGTACAAAAAGAATTGGTCTTCGCCGTGTGTTTGGTGGTGTTGGTCACCTTCTTATTTTTACGTAATTTTGCTGCGACCCTGATTCCGAGTATCGCCGTACCGCTATCGATTATTGGTACGTTTGTATTGATGTATTTTCTTGGCTTCTCGGTGAATAACCTGACTTTAATGGCCTTAACCATCGCAACGGGATTTGTGGTGGATGATGCTATCGTCATGCTCGAAAATATTGCACGACACCGCGAGTCTGGTGAAAGCATGTTGCAAGCGGCATTGAAAGGTTCCAAAGAAATTGGCTTTACCCTGATTTCATTGACGATTTCCTTGATTGCAGTTTTGATTCCTTTGCTTTTTATGGGCGATGTGGTTGGGCGATTGTTCCATGAGTTTGCTGTGACACTGGCTGCTGCAATTGCACTTTCATTGCTCGTTTCGCTGACTTTAACCCCCATGATGTGTGCCTATTTACTGAAAGATGCACCCAAGCATGCACAGCAACCGAGTCGATGGAGTCTGGATCGTGTCATTCAGCACTATGCCAAGTTGTTGCAATGGGTACTTCGACACCAAGTACTGACCTTGATGGTGATGTTGGCAACAGTGCTATTGGCAGGACTGCTGTATTGGTCGATTCCCAAAGGCTTTTTCCCTGTACAGGACAATAGTGTGATTCAGGTGGTGACGGAAGCCCCTGACCAGATTTCATTTCAAGCCATGAGTGAACGCCAACAGGCTTTGGCCGAAGTGATTTTAAAAGATCCTGCGGTTGCCAGCTTATCTTCCTTTATTGGTGTGGATGCCAATAATCCGAAGTTAAGCAATGGGCGTATTTTGGTGAATTTAAAAGCGCATGCCGAACGTGCACCTGCTGCGGAAGTGATGACACGACTGAATGAAAATTTTGCACAGGTACATGGCATTAAAGGTTGGATGCAACCCGTACAAGAACTCAGTATAGAAGACAAAATTAGCCGCACCCAATATCAACTCAGTGTGACTGCACACAAAAATCAATTGGTTGAGGAGTGGACGCCTAAACTGGTTCAGGCCTTGCGTCAGCAGGCTGCATTTGCAGAAGTAACCAGTGAGGATGCAGGGCAAGGTTTACAAGCCTATATTGGGGTCAATCGAGATGCGGCTGCGCGTTTAGGTCTAACCCTTGAAGACATTAGTTTGGCTTTGCAGAATTTATTTGCGCAGCGGCAAATTGCAACTTTATATACACAGTCTAATCAGTACCGCATTGTTTTAGAGTTAGACCCAAAACTCACCCAAGGGATTGAGGCCTTAAACCAAACCTATATTCACAACAACCAAGGACAGCCAATTTTATTGAGCTCTGTCGCCACGATTGTCGAAAAACATGCGCCGATTCTTTTACAGCAACAGTCGCAATTTCCTGCCGTTGGGATTTCTTTTAATTTAGCCAAGGGGGTGTCTTTAGGCGAAGCGATTAATGCAATTGAGCAGGTTAAACAAAGTCTTGAGCTACCGCCAGAGCTACAGGTTCAACTGCAAGGCGCAGCAGCAGCTTTTGAAAACTCACAGCAACATACCTTTTGGTTGGTGATTGCCGCGATTGTGACCATGTATATTGTGCTCGGCATGCTGTATGAAAGCTTTATCCATCCTGTGACCATTCTTTCAACCTTACCTTCTGCCGCGATAGGCGCATTACTAGCCTTGTTCATGGTGGGCCAGCCGTTGGACATGATTGCACTGATCGGGATTATTTTATTGATTGGTTTGGTCAAGAAAAACGGTATCATGATGGTGGATTTTGCACTTGCGGCACAACGTCATCAGGGCTTGTCGGCTGAGCAAGCCATTTATCAGGCTGCTTTATTACGGTTCCGTCCAATTTTGATGACCACACTTGCAGCGGTAGTGGGTGCAATTCCGCTGATGCTGGCTTCGGGTTCTGGGGCTGAACTTCGTCAGCCACTCGGGTTGGTGATGGTCGGTGGTCTATTGGTCAGTCAGGTGCTCACCTTATTTACCACACCCGTGGTATATCTGTTTTTTGATCGCCTGCAAGCCAAGCAACCCGATGCAAACCTACTTTCAGATCAGACAGGAGCATCGCAATGA